A section of the Halobacterium hubeiense genome encodes:
- a CDS encoding heavy-metal-associated domain-containing protein: MSDTTQFRVLDFDCPTCASTVERALSNVDGVQHVEVHYATGRVEIEYDDSVADPDAFAETIENQGYTPQPA; the protein is encoded by the coding sequence ATGAGCGACACAACCCAATTCCGCGTCCTCGACTTCGACTGCCCGACCTGCGCGAGTACCGTCGAACGCGCCCTGTCGAACGTCGACGGCGTCCAGCACGTCGAAGTCCACTACGCGACCGGCCGCGTCGAGATCGAGTACGACGACAGCGTCGCTGACCCCGACGCCTTCGCAGAGACCATCGAAAACCAGGGGTACACTCCCCAGCCCGCCTAA
- a CDS encoding ArsR/SmtB family transcription factor, whose translation MSDSDTDHRLDDIAVRDTRISDAIDEPMRAMVLDILSEEALTATEVHERLDDRGIDRTENTVRHHINELRDAGLVDVVRFEEGRGGTTKYYHANTIVLSYSLPDSADAAVEEMIDAAQPQITDALTTLTDEYDDAIEEIVEDMQPCEHCQTQKYETYVLLTVLRRAFVRAHRNS comes from the coding sequence ATGAGTGATTCCGATACCGACCACCGTCTCGACGACATCGCGGTGCGAGACACTCGGATTTCGGACGCCATCGACGAGCCGATGCGGGCGATGGTCCTCGACATTCTGTCCGAGGAAGCCCTAACTGCGACCGAGGTCCACGAACGCCTCGACGATCGCGGCATCGACCGGACGGAGAACACGGTCCGCCATCACATCAACGAGCTCCGGGATGCGGGCCTCGTCGACGTCGTTCGCTTCGAGGAGGGGCGTGGTGGGACGACGAAGTACTACCACGCGAACACGATCGTCCTCTCGTACTCACTACCAGATTCGGCCGACGCCGCCGTCGAGGAGATGATCGACGCTGCCCAGCCCCAGATCACGGACGCGCTCACTACGCTCACCGACGAGTACGACGACGCTATTGAGGAGATCGTCGAGGATATGCAGCCCTGCGAGCACTGCCAGACCCAGAAGTACGAGACGTACGTTCTTCTGACCGTCCTGCGACGTGCGTTCGTTCGCGCCCACAGAAATTCCTGA
- a CDS encoding heavy metal translocating P-type ATPase, with translation MNKQSITQYYRNHRKAIVTATSGLLYGGGWSLGYLTSFEMASAAILVLATVVGGYDIAKTAYHEVTNRTLGIKTLVTLAAIGAIVIGEYWEAAAVVFLFSLGSYLEGRTMRKTRTALQELLEMTPDTATVRRDGTLQKVSARDVEEGEVVVVKPGGKIPVDGTVVDGESAVNQAPVTGESAPVHKADSDEVYAGTVNQEGALEIRTTGAGSDTTLERIIRRVEEAQEAQSPTESLIDRFAKYYTPAVIALAIGAYAVTQNAILSLTLLVIGCPGALVIGPPVSIVSAIGNAARSGVLMKGGEHLERAGKIDLVAFDKTGTLTKGETTVSGIEGFGVAAADVLSLAATAEKKSEHHLADAIVDMARERQTAATDGGATVAQADDTDVGRRSVPDPDDFDVVAGKGVIAHADGQEVVVGNRALLDDRDVDVPDRVADYVREREGRGETVVHVVRDGDIIGAIAMRDELREAAPGVVAALQDAGIETVMLTGDNDRTAAAVAEEVGIDEYRAELLPEDKQSVIEGYQADGHVVAMVGDGINDAPSLATADVGIAMGAAGTDTAIETADMALMADDLERIPYAVKLSKATRWNVLENVGLAVLTVTVLLAGVLTSYVTLASGMLVHEASVLLVILNGMRLLRY, from the coding sequence ATGAACAAACAATCGATCACGCAGTACTACCGGAACCACCGGAAGGCCATCGTCACGGCGACAAGCGGCCTGCTGTACGGCGGTGGCTGGAGTCTCGGCTACCTCACGAGTTTCGAGATGGCAAGCGCCGCCATCCTCGTCCTCGCGACGGTCGTGGGTGGCTACGACATCGCCAAGACCGCTTACCACGAGGTCACCAACCGGACGCTCGGCATCAAGACGCTGGTGACGCTGGCCGCCATCGGTGCTATCGTCATCGGGGAGTACTGGGAAGCCGCCGCCGTCGTCTTCCTGTTCAGCCTTGGCAGCTACCTCGAAGGCCGGACGATGCGGAAGACCCGGACGGCACTTCAGGAGCTACTGGAGATGACGCCCGACACGGCGACCGTCCGTCGCGACGGGACACTCCAAAAGGTCTCCGCCCGCGATGTCGAAGAGGGCGAAGTCGTCGTCGTAAAGCCGGGCGGGAAGATCCCGGTCGACGGAACCGTCGTCGACGGCGAGAGCGCAGTCAACCAGGCGCCGGTCACCGGCGAGAGCGCGCCCGTCCACAAGGCCGACAGCGACGAGGTGTACGCCGGGACGGTCAACCAGGAGGGCGCGCTAGAAATCCGGACGACGGGAGCGGGATCGGATACGACTCTCGAACGGATCATCCGTCGCGTCGAGGAGGCCCAGGAGGCTCAGTCGCCCACGGAGAGTCTCATCGACCGGTTCGCGAAGTACTACACGCCGGCCGTCATTGCCCTGGCTATCGGCGCGTACGCGGTCACGCAGAACGCGATCCTGTCGCTGACGCTGCTGGTCATCGGCTGTCCGGGCGCGCTGGTCATCGGGCCACCGGTCAGCATCGTCTCGGCCATCGGTAACGCCGCCCGGTCGGGCGTGCTGATGAAGGGCGGCGAACACCTCGAACGCGCCGGCAAGATCGATCTCGTCGCCTTCGACAAGACGGGGACGCTCACGAAGGGCGAGACCACCGTCTCCGGTATCGAGGGGTTCGGCGTCGCCGCCGCCGACGTCCTCTCGCTCGCAGCGACCGCCGAGAAGAAGAGCGAACACCACCTCGCGGACGCCATCGTCGACATGGCCCGCGAACGCCAGACGGCTGCGACGGACGGTGGAGCGACGGTCGCCCAAGCGGACGATACGGACGTGGGGCGCAGGTCGGTCCCCGATCCCGACGACTTCGACGTGGTCGCCGGCAAGGGCGTCATCGCCCATGCCGATGGCCAGGAAGTCGTCGTCGGCAACCGCGCGCTGCTGGACGACCGCGACGTCGATGTCCCCGATCGGGTCGCCGACTACGTCCGCGAGCGTGAGGGGCGCGGCGAGACAGTCGTCCACGTCGTTCGGGACGGGGACATCATCGGCGCGATTGCGATGCGGGACGAGCTCCGGGAGGCCGCTCCTGGGGTCGTCGCGGCGCTCCAAGACGCTGGCATCGAGACGGTGATGCTCACCGGCGACAACGATCGGACGGCCGCTGCCGTTGCCGAGGAGGTCGGTATCGACGAGTACCGTGCCGAACTCCTCCCCGAGGACAAGCAGTCCGTCATCGAGGGCTACCAGGCCGACGGCCACGTCGTCGCGATGGTCGGCGACGGCATCAACGACGCGCCATCGCTGGCCACTGCCGATGTCGGCATCGCGATGGGTGCTGCGGGAACGGACACCGCTATCGAAACGGCTGACATGGCGTTGATGGCCGACGACCTCGAACGCATCCCGTACGCGGTCAAACTCAGCAAGGCGACGCGCTGGAACGTCCTCGAGAA